The following are encoded together in the Thiobacillus sp. SCUT-2 genome:
- the fliR gene encoding flagellar biosynthetic protein FliR, producing the protein MISLTDAQLNGWLISFLWPLTRILGLLMLAPVFGHVSVPQRVKIGLGVFIALIVAPTLPPMPEVGLGSWQGLLILIQQFLIGMAIGFVMRVIFAAVEAAGEIIGLQMGLGFASFFDPQSAGQTLVIAQFFNLLATLLVLAVNAHLLLLGILADSFRSLPISAEPLAAAGFFSIASYGATVFAVGLQLALPLVAILLMTNLALGILTRSAPQLNIFAIGFPITLGVGLIALDVTLPYLAPQFARVLQNGFETTATVVRALHP; encoded by the coding sequence ATGATCAGCCTCACCGACGCGCAGCTCAACGGCTGGCTGATCAGCTTCCTCTGGCCGCTCACCCGCATCCTGGGCCTGCTGATGCTGGCGCCGGTGTTCGGCCATGTGTCGGTTCCCCAGCGCGTCAAGATCGGCCTGGGCGTGTTCATCGCGCTGATCGTCGCGCCCACCCTCCCCCCCATGCCCGAGGTCGGGCTGGGCTCGTGGCAGGGCCTGCTCATCCTGATCCAGCAGTTCCTGATCGGCATGGCCATCGGCTTCGTCATGCGCGTCATCTTCGCCGCCGTCGAGGCGGCCGGCGAGATCATCGGCCTGCAGATGGGCCTCGGATTCGCGTCGTTCTTCGATCCCCAGAGTGCCGGACAGACGCTGGTCATCGCACAGTTCTTCAACCTGCTGGCCACGCTGCTGGTGCTCGCCGTGAACGCCCACCTGCTGCTGCTCGGCATCCTCGCCGACAGCTTCCGCAGCCTGCCGATCAGCGCCGAGCCACTGGCCGCCGCCGGCTTCTTCAGCATCGCCAGCTACGGCGCAACGGTATTCGCGGTCGGCCTGCAGCTCGCGCTGCCGCTGGTCGCGATCCTGCTCATGACCAACCTGGCGCTGGGGATCCTGACCCGCTCCGCGCCGCAGCTCAACATCTTCGCGATCGGCTTTCCGATCACGCTCGGCGTCGGCCTGATCGCGCTCGACGTCACGCTGCCCTATCTCGCGCCGCAGTTCGCGCGCGTGCTGCAGAACGGCTTCGAGACGACGGCAACGGTAGTGCGGGCCCTGCACCCCTAG
- a CDS encoding methyl-accepting chemotaxis protein has protein sequence MRSNLPVTNVEYVLKDHEAPTSKTDVHGNITYVNRDFVNVSGYSEAELIGSPQNIVRHPDMPAEAFADLWHTIQSGRPWTGLVKNRSKNGDHYWVEASVAPITENGRIVGYTSVRNKPSREQVQAAEAAYRAIRAGDKRIAVVEGQAVKCSVLQRCRQVRNLSLKTLLAIAAGSVGSLFAGMAALAWLATTGDSAAYLDWLMGIAIVGVPMAVVFGVLSYRSVVMPLERVGQAIDQMSAGDLTGRIETKGVAELARLMRSLLVLQINIRWLVGQIKESTDLVNSGAGEIASGNADLSARTESQASSLEETASSMEELTGTVKQNAESAHHASKLVSSTAEIAANGGDVVGQVITTMGAIKASSRKIADIIGVIDGIAFQTNILALNAAVEAARAGEQGRGFAVVASEVRSLAQRSASAAKEIKALIGDSVEKVEAGRKLVDEAGDAMEDIVTSVQLVADIIGGTATASQEQSAGIEQVNQAVGQMDEMTQQNAALVEQAAAAAESLQEQAAKLAALVKTFRLVRNPAAPAFGQARIGSAKAKPAPGATRERMAA, from the coding sequence ATGCGGTCGAACTTGCCTGTCACGAATGTCGAATACGTCCTGAAGGATCACGAGGCGCCCACGTCGAAGACCGACGTCCACGGCAACATCACCTACGTCAACCGGGACTTCGTCAACGTCAGCGGATACAGCGAAGCCGAGCTGATCGGTTCGCCGCAGAACATCGTGCGGCACCCCGACATGCCGGCCGAGGCCTTCGCCGACCTGTGGCACACGATCCAGAGCGGCCGGCCCTGGACCGGACTGGTGAAGAACCGCAGCAAGAACGGCGACCATTACTGGGTCGAGGCGAGCGTGGCCCCGATCACCGAGAACGGCCGCATCGTCGGCTACACGTCCGTGCGCAACAAGCCGTCGCGCGAGCAGGTGCAGGCGGCGGAGGCCGCCTACCGCGCGATCCGCGCCGGCGACAAGCGCATTGCGGTGGTAGAGGGGCAGGCCGTCAAGTGCTCCGTCCTGCAGCGCTGCCGGCAGGTCAGGAATCTCTCCCTGAAGACGCTGCTGGCGATCGCCGCCGGCTCGGTCGGCAGCCTGTTCGCGGGGATGGCTGCGCTGGCGTGGCTGGCGACGACGGGCGACAGCGCCGCCTACCTCGACTGGCTGATGGGCATTGCCATCGTCGGCGTGCCGATGGCCGTGGTGTTCGGCGTGCTGTCCTACCGCAGCGTGGTGATGCCGCTCGAGCGCGTCGGCCAGGCGATCGACCAGATGAGCGCCGGCGACCTCACCGGCCGCATCGAGACCAAGGGCGTCGCGGAACTCGCCCGCCTGATGCGATCCCTGCTGGTGCTGCAGATCAATATTCGCTGGCTGGTCGGCCAGATCAAGGAGAGCACCGACCTGGTCAACTCCGGCGCGGGCGAGATCGCGTCGGGCAACGCCGACCTCTCGGCGCGGACCGAGTCGCAGGCCTCCAGCCTCGAGGAGACCGCCTCCTCGATGGAAGAGCTGACCGGTACCGTCAAGCAGAACGCCGAGAGCGCGCACCATGCGAGCAAACTGGTGTCGTCGACCGCGGAGATCGCGGCCAACGGCGGCGACGTCGTCGGCCAGGTGATCACCACCATGGGCGCGATCAAGGCGAGTTCGCGCAAGATCGCCGACATCATCGGCGTCATCGACGGCATTGCCTTCCAGACCAACATCCTCGCGCTCAACGCCGCGGTCGAGGCCGCGCGCGCCGGCGAGCAGGGACGCGGCTTCGCCGTCGTCGCTTCCGAAGTCCGCAGCCTGGCGCAGCGTTCCGCAAGCGCGGCCAAGGAGATCAAGGCCCTGATCGGTGATTCGGTCGAGAAGGTCGAGGCGGGCCGCAAGCTCGTGGACGAGGCGGGCGACGCGATGGAGGACATCGTGACCTCGGTGCAGCTGGTTGCCGACATCATCGGTGGAACGGCGACCGCGAGCCAGGAGCAGAGTGCCGGAATCGAGCAGGTCAACCAGGCGGTGGGGCAGATGGACGAGATGACGCAGCAGAACGCCGCGCTGGTCGAGCAGGCCGCGGCGGCGGCCGAGAGCCTGCAGGAGCAGGCCGCCAAGCTGGCCGCGCTGGTGAAGACGTTCAGGCTGGTGCGCAACCCGGCCGCGCCGGCCTTCGGTCAGGCGCGGATCGGCTCGGCGAAAGCGAAGCCCGCGCCGGGAGCGACACGGGAGCGCATGGCGGCGTAG
- the cheD gene encoding chemoreceptor glutamine deamidase CheD codes for MNPEIEEHLATNLYYDRTFDCEAAKILPGEYYFTNRPMLIVTVLGSCVAACLRDRVSGIGGMNHFMLPDGGGDAGSPASASMRYGAYAMEVLINQLLKAGARRDNLEAKVFGGGNVLRGFTAMNVGERNAKFVRDFLRAENIRVVAEDLNDVHPRKVYFFPETGKVLVKKLKQLNNYTLVKREQDYASRLKSSAVAGDIDLF; via the coding sequence ATGAACCCGGAGATCGAAGAGCATCTGGCGACCAACCTGTACTACGACCGCACCTTCGATTGCGAGGCTGCGAAGATCCTGCCGGGCGAGTACTACTTCACCAACCGTCCCATGCTCATCGTCACCGTGCTCGGCTCCTGCGTCGCCGCGTGCCTGAGGGACCGCGTTTCCGGCATCGGCGGCATGAACCACTTCATGCTGCCGGATGGCGGCGGCGACGCCGGCAGCCCCGCCTCGGCATCGATGCGGTACGGCGCCTACGCGATGGAGGTGCTGATCAACCAGCTGCTCAAGGCCGGGGCGCGCCGGGATAACCTCGAGGCCAAGGTGTTCGGCGGCGGCAACGTGCTGCGGGGATTCACTGCGATGAACGTTGGCGAGCGCAACGCGAAGTTCGTGCGCGACTTCCTGCGCGCGGAAAATATCCGGGTCGTCGCGGAGGATCTCAACGACGTGCATCCGCGCAAGGTGTATTTCTTCCCCGAGACCGGCAAGGTGCTGGTGAAGAAGCTCAAGCAGCTCAACAACTACACGCTGGTGAAGCGCGAGCAGGACTACGCGAGCCGGCTCAAGAGCAGTGCCGTAGCGGGCGATATCGACCTGTTCTGA
- a CDS encoding protein-glutamate methylesterase/protein-glutamine glutaminase produces the protein MTKIKVLIVDDSALIRSLMKEIVAGQPDMEVVGVAPDPLVARDLIKQTNPDVLTLDVEMPKMDGLDFLERLMRLRPMPVVMVSSLTERGSEITMRALELGAVDFVTKPKLSIQSGLLESTDVIAEKIRIASRARIKQRSAATPAVPPGGALAPLRNPLTSSEKLIIIGASTGGTEAIKDFLIQLPSDCPGILITQHMPEGFTRSFANRLDKLCKISVKEAEGGERVLPGHAYLAPGHSHLQLVRSGANYMTRLDQGPPVNRHRPSVDVLFHSAAVAAGKNAVGVILTGMGRDGAAGMLEMRQAGAYNLAQDEATCVVFGMPKEAIACGATHEVAPLHELPGRVMAFFAAHGNRAMRV, from the coding sequence ATGACGAAAATCAAGGTTCTGATCGTAGACGACTCGGCGCTGATCCGCAGCCTGATGAAGGAGATCGTCGCCGGCCAGCCGGACATGGAAGTGGTCGGGGTCGCCCCGGACCCGCTGGTGGCACGCGACCTGATCAAGCAGACCAATCCCGACGTCCTGACGCTGGACGTGGAGATGCCGAAGATGGACGGGCTCGACTTCCTCGAGCGGCTGATGCGGCTGCGCCCGATGCCGGTCGTCATGGTGTCGTCGCTGACCGAACGGGGCTCCGAAATCACGATGCGGGCGCTGGAGCTCGGCGCCGTCGATTTCGTCACCAAGCCCAAACTCTCGATCCAGAGCGGGTTGCTCGAATCCACCGATGTGATCGCCGAGAAGATCCGCATTGCGTCGCGCGCCCGGATCAAGCAGCGCTCGGCCGCTACCCCGGCTGTTCCCCCGGGCGGCGCGCTGGCCCCCTTGCGCAATCCGCTCACCAGCAGCGAAAAGCTCATCATCATCGGGGCCTCCACCGGCGGCACCGAGGCGATCAAGGATTTCCTGATCCAGCTTCCCTCCGATTGCCCGGGCATCCTGATCACGCAGCACATGCCGGAAGGCTTCACGCGCTCCTTCGCCAACCGCCTCGACAAGCTCTGCAAGATCTCGGTGAAGGAGGCCGAGGGCGGCGAACGCGTGCTGCCGGGGCACGCGTATCTCGCGCCCGGCCACTCGCACCTGCAGCTGGTGCGCAGCGGCGCCAACTACATGACCCGGCTCGACCAGGGGCCGCCGGTCAACCGGCACCGCCCGTCGGTCGACGTCCTGTTCCACTCCGCCGCGGTCGCGGCGGGCAAGAACGCGGTAGGGGTGATCCTCACCGGCATGGGGCGCGACGGCGCGGCGGGCATGCTGGAAATGCGCCAGGCGGGCGCCTACAACCTGGCGCAGGACGAGGCGACGTGCGTGGTCTTCGGGATGCCGAAGGAAGCGATCGCCTGCGGCGCCACCCACGAGGTCGCGCCGCTTCACGAATTGCCCGGGCGCGTGATGGCATTCTTCGCCGCCCACGGCAACCGCGCGATGCGCGTGTGA
- the fliP gene encoding flagellar type III secretion system pore protein FliP (The bacterial flagellar biogenesis protein FliP forms a type III secretion system (T3SS)-type pore required for flagellar assembly.), with product MARNVRSRAPAVLLALAALALPSLAFAQAAGLPAFTSTPSGGGQTYTLSLQTLLLLTSLSFLPAALLMMTSFTRIIIVLSLLRHALGTQSSPPNQVLIGLALFLTLFVMGPTLDKIYVEAYQPLAENRIQMGEALDKGAVPLRAFMLKQTRETDLALFVKLSRSAPLKTAADVPMRVLIPAYITSELKTAFQIGFTVFIPFLIIDMVVASILMAMGMMMVSPAIVSLPFKIILFVLVDGWNLLLGSLAQSFY from the coding sequence GTGGCACGTAACGTCCGTTCGCGCGCGCCTGCCGTCCTGCTGGCGCTCGCCGCGCTCGCGCTGCCGTCGCTGGCGTTCGCCCAGGCTGCCGGCCTGCCGGCGTTCACCAGCACGCCCAGCGGCGGCGGCCAGACCTACACGCTGAGCCTGCAGACGCTGCTGCTGCTGACCTCGCTGTCCTTCCTCCCTGCCGCGCTGCTGATGATGACGAGCTTCACCCGCATCATCATCGTGCTGTCGCTGCTGCGCCATGCACTGGGCACGCAGTCGTCGCCCCCCAACCAGGTGCTGATCGGCCTCGCGCTATTCCTCACCCTGTTCGTGATGGGCCCCACGCTCGACAAGATCTACGTCGAGGCCTACCAGCCGCTCGCCGAAAACCGCATCCAGATGGGCGAGGCGCTCGACAAGGGCGCCGTGCCGCTGCGCGCCTTCATGCTCAAGCAGACGCGCGAGACCGACCTTGCCCTGTTCGTCAAGCTGTCCCGGTCGGCCCCCTTGAAGACCGCCGCCGACGTGCCGATGCGGGTCCTGATTCCCGCCTACATCACGAGCGAGCTCAAGACGGCGTTCCAGATCGGCTTCACCGTCTTCATCCCCTTCCTGATCATCGACATGGTCGTCGCCAGCATCCTGATGGCGATGGGCATGATGATGGTGTCGCCGGCAATCGTGTCGCTGCCGTTCAAGATCATCCTGTTCGTCCTGGTGGACGGCTGGAACCTGCTGCTGGGCTCGCTCGCCCAGAGCTTCTACTGA
- the fliM gene encoding flagellar motor switch protein FliM, producing the protein MADNFLSQDEVDALLKGVTGEIDESPAEAHDNGGVRPYNLATQERIVRGRMPTLEIINERFARQLRIGLYNFLRRSVEISVGPVRVSKYSEFIRNLVVPTNLNLVQLKPLRGTALMIFNPDLVFLMVDNLFGGDGRFHTRVEGRDFTQTEHRIIQRVLNIVFEAYSKSWQPVYPIEFEFIRSEMNTQFANIATPNEVVVAVTFAIELGQISGEMHMCMPYSMIEPIKDLLTSALQAENLEVDKRWLRLMRQQIQLAEVEIVADLGTASVSLRDIVDMKVGDIIPLDIPETIEAKVDGVPVMECAYGKFNGQYTLRVEKLLSISPSEPQTGDQHV; encoded by the coding sequence ATGGCCGACAACTTTCTCTCGCAGGACGAAGTCGACGCGCTGCTGAAGGGCGTGACCGGCGAAATCGACGAGTCGCCGGCCGAGGCCCATGACAACGGGGGCGTGCGCCCCTACAACCTCGCCACCCAGGAACGCATCGTGCGCGGCAGGATGCCGACGCTCGAGATCATCAACGAGCGCTTCGCACGCCAGCTGCGCATCGGCCTCTACAATTTCCTGCGCCGCAGCGTGGAGATCTCGGTCGGCCCGGTGCGCGTATCGAAATACAGCGAGTTCATCCGCAACCTGGTCGTGCCGACCAACCTCAACCTGGTTCAGCTCAAGCCGCTGCGCGGCACGGCCCTGATGATCTTCAATCCCGACCTGGTCTTCCTCATGGTCGACAACCTGTTCGGCGGCGACGGACGCTTCCATACCCGGGTCGAAGGGCGCGACTTCACCCAGACCGAGCACCGCATCATCCAGCGCGTCCTCAACATCGTCTTCGAGGCGTATTCGAAATCGTGGCAGCCCGTCTACCCGATCGAGTTCGAGTTCATCCGCTCGGAGATGAACACCCAGTTTGCCAACATCGCCACGCCCAACGAGGTCGTCGTCGCGGTGACCTTCGCGATCGAGCTCGGCCAGATCAGCGGAGAGATGCACATGTGCATGCCTTATTCGATGATCGAGCCGATCAAGGACCTGCTGACCAGCGCCCTGCAGGCGGAGAACCTCGAGGTCGACAAGCGCTGGCTGCGCCTGATGCGCCAGCAGATCCAGCTGGCGGAGGTCGAGATCGTCGCCGACCTCGGCACCGCCAGCGTCAGCCTGCGCGACATCGTCGACATGAAGGTGGGCGACATCATCCCGCTCGACATCCCGGAAACGATCGAGGCCAAGGTCGACGGCGTGCCGGTCATGGAATGCGCCTACGGAAAATTCAACGGCCAATACACGCTGCGCGTCGAGAAACTGCTCTCGATCAGCCCGAGCGAGCCGCAAACAGGAGATCAGCATGTCTGA
- the fliO gene encoding flagellar biosynthetic protein FliO — protein sequence MRRTLAGMMLALPLLAHAAAAPAAAPAPAISPAGSLLQVFVGLVAVLLLIAATAWVAKRFGVMRGGGSHLLQVVGSASVGARERVVVVEIGESWLVVGVAPGSVNALATLPRGQVPPPAAPSGSFAASLHTLLEKPPFGDKRRGT from the coding sequence ATGAGACGCACCCTTGCCGGCATGATGCTGGCGCTCCCGCTGCTGGCCCACGCCGCGGCCGCGCCCGCTGCCGCGCCGGCACCGGCGATTTCGCCCGCCGGCAGCCTGCTGCAGGTGTTCGTCGGCCTCGTCGCGGTGCTGCTGCTGATCGCCGCGACGGCCTGGGTGGCCAAGCGCTTCGGCGTCATGCGGGGCGGCGGCTCCCACCTGCTGCAGGTCGTCGGCAGCGCGTCGGTCGGTGCGCGCGAGCGCGTGGTCGTGGTCGAGATCGGCGAATCGTGGCTGGTCGTCGGCGTGGCGCCCGGCAGCGTGAATGCCCTGGCGACGCTGCCGCGCGGACAGGTGCCGCCGCCGGCCGCGCCCAGCGGCAGCTTCGCCGCCAGTCTGCACACCCTGCTCGAGAAGCCGCCGTTCGGGGACAAGCGCCGTGGCACGTAA
- the fliL gene encoding flagellar basal body-associated protein FliL: MAAPAVPVETAEAAEVAPVRKSKKKLLVIVGLLVLLAGGGGAGAWFLTAGGPDAPKEEPPKAPVYLPLETFTVNLQGAEQQFLQTDITLQVSDPAQVDAIKAHMPRVRSRLLTLLSGKQAGELVTAADKKKLAQEILAQVRQPFDPKGKPQQVDDVLFTSFVIQ; the protein is encoded by the coding sequence ATGGCTGCACCTGCCGTACCCGTCGAAACTGCCGAAGCCGCCGAGGTCGCGCCCGTCCGGAAATCGAAGAAGAAGCTGCTCGTCATCGTCGGACTGCTCGTGCTGCTGGCCGGCGGCGGCGGTGCCGGTGCGTGGTTCCTGACGGCCGGCGGCCCCGACGCGCCGAAGGAGGAGCCGCCCAAGGCGCCGGTCTATCTGCCGCTCGAAACCTTCACCGTCAATCTCCAGGGCGCCGAGCAGCAATTCCTGCAGACCGACATCACCCTGCAGGTCTCCGACCCCGCCCAGGTCGACGCCATCAAGGCGCACATGCCGCGCGTCCGCAGCCGCCTGCTGACCCTGCTCTCCGGGAAGCAGGCGGGCGAGCTCGTCACCGCCGCGGACAAGAAGAAGCTGGCCCAGGAAATCCTGGCCCAGGTCAGGCAGCCGTTCGATCCCAAGGGCAAGCCCCAGCAGGTCGACGACGTTCTCTTCACCTCCTTCGTGATCCAGTAG
- a CDS encoding CheR family methyltransferase, translating into MKPAARMPVPGDSTKIFEFTPRDFARVRALIYKQAGISLSESKQEMVYSRLARRLRAKGLNSFEAYLDALESGRDSDEWEAFTNALTTNLTSFFREAHHFPILQEHLRVGKTPLSIWCSASSTGEEPYSIAMTACEAFGTLTPPVSIVATDIDTNVLQTAANGVYPLDRIEKMPQERLKRFFLRGKGERAGFVRVRPELRQLITFKPLNLLAASWPVSGPFDAIFCRNVMIYFDKPTQGRILERFVPLMKPEGLLFAGHSENFMYASDAFRLRGKTVYELDPRHARARTTA; encoded by the coding sequence ATGAAGCCCGCAGCAAGAATGCCCGTTCCGGGCGACAGCACCAAGATATTCGAATTCACGCCGCGCGATTTCGCGCGCGTCCGCGCGCTGATCTACAAGCAGGCCGGCATCTCGCTGTCCGAGAGCAAGCAGGAAATGGTCTACAGCCGGCTCGCCCGCCGGCTGCGTGCCAAGGGGCTGAATTCCTTCGAGGCCTATCTCGACGCCCTCGAATCGGGGCGCGACAGCGACGAGTGGGAAGCCTTCACCAACGCGCTGACGACCAATCTCACCTCGTTCTTCCGCGAAGCGCACCATTTCCCGATTCTTCAAGAGCACCTGCGCGTGGGAAAGACGCCCCTGTCGATCTGGTGCTCCGCCAGTTCGACCGGCGAGGAGCCCTATTCGATCGCGATGACGGCCTGCGAGGCCTTCGGCACGCTCACGCCGCCGGTCAGCATCGTGGCAACCGACATCGACACGAACGTCCTCCAGACTGCCGCCAACGGCGTCTACCCGCTCGACCGGATCGAGAAGATGCCGCAGGAGCGGCTGAAGCGCTTCTTCCTGCGCGGCAAGGGCGAGCGCGCCGGCTTCGTGCGCGTCCGGCCGGAGCTGCGCCAGCTGATCACGTTCAAGCCGCTCAATCTGCTGGCGGCCAGCTGGCCCGTGAGCGGGCCGTTCGATGCGATCTTCTGCCGCAACGTCATGATCTACTTCGACAAGCCGACGCAGGGCCGGATCCTGGAGCGCTTCGTCCCCTTGATGAAGCCGGAAGGCCTGCTGTTCGCCGGCCATTCGGAGAACTTCATGTATGCTTCCGATGCCTTCAGATTGCGCGGCAAGACGGTGTACGAGCTCGATCCCCGTCACGCGCGCGCCAGGACGACTGCATGA
- the fliN gene encoding flagellar motor switch protein FliN yields MSEDLTQTIAEDDWAAALAEQTSSATPTPAVFQELSDNSATAGLAKDIDIILDIPVMMTVELGRTKIAIKNLLQLAQGSVVELDGLAGEPMDVLVNGCLIAQGEVVVVNDKFGVRLTDIITPAERIRKLNK; encoded by the coding sequence ATGTCTGAAGACCTCACCCAAACCATCGCCGAAGACGACTGGGCCGCCGCGCTCGCCGAGCAGACCTCATCCGCCACGCCGACCCCGGCCGTGTTCCAGGAGCTGTCCGACAACAGCGCGACAGCCGGCCTGGCCAAGGACATCGACATCATCCTGGACATCCCCGTGATGATGACGGTCGAACTCGGCCGCACCAAGATCGCGATCAAGAACCTGCTGCAGCTGGCGCAGGGCTCGGTGGTCGAGCTCGACGGCCTGGCCGGCGAACCGATGGACGTGCTCGTCAACGGCTGCCTGATCGCACAGGGCGAGGTCGTCGTGGTGAACGACAAGTTCGGCGTGCGCCTCACCGACATCATCACGCCGGCCGAGCGGATCCGGAAGCTGAACAAATGA
- the cheZ gene encoding protein phosphatase CheZ: MAVGASQVPAAPACEQEEMLARVGQITRTLHDSLRELGLDKALEKATAEIPDVRERLNYVARMTEQAAQRVLNATDAAIPLQERIDAGADEILQGWHAALKAPFSEANYRDMATLTMQCLVDMRNDTSATKQQLLDIMMAQDFQDLTGQVIRKVTELAHGLEQQLVQLLLDYSPAEVRREVGSGLLNGPQINPANKSDVVADQSQVDDLLDSLGF, translated from the coding sequence GTGGCCGTCGGCGCGTCCCAGGTTCCCGCCGCCCCGGCGTGCGAACAGGAGGAAATGCTCGCCCGCGTCGGCCAGATCACCCGCACCCTGCACGACAGCCTGCGCGAGCTCGGCCTCGACAAGGCGCTGGAAAAGGCCACCGCCGAGATCCCGGACGTGCGCGAGCGGCTCAACTACGTCGCGCGCATGACCGAGCAGGCCGCCCAGCGCGTGCTGAACGCCACCGACGCCGCGATTCCGCTGCAGGAGCGGATCGACGCCGGCGCCGACGAGATTCTCCAGGGCTGGCACGCTGCGCTGAAGGCGCCGTTTTCCGAGGCGAACTACCGTGACATGGCGACCCTGACCATGCAGTGCCTGGTCGACATGCGCAACGATACCAGCGCCACCAAGCAGCAGCTGCTCGACATCATGATGGCGCAGGACTTCCAGGATCTCACCGGCCAGGTGATCCGCAAGGTCACCGAACTGGCCCATGGACTGGAGCAGCAGCTGGTGCAGCTCCTGCTCGACTACTCGCCGGCCGAGGTGCGCCGCGAGGTCGGCAGCGGCCTGCTGAACGGCCCGCAGATCAACCCCGCCAACAAGAGCGACGTCGTCGCCGACCAGAGCCAGGTCGACGACCTGCTCGACAGCCTCGGCTTCTGA
- the cheY gene encoding chemotaxis response regulator CheY, whose product MADPNTKFLVVDDFSTMRRIVRNLLKELGYSNVEEAEDGADGLAKLRAGNFDFVVSDWNMPNMDGLTMLQNIRADAALSKLPVLMVTAEAKKENIIAAAQAGASGYVVKPFTAATLDEKLTKIFEKMDKAGG is encoded by the coding sequence ATGGCCGATCCGAATACCAAATTCCTGGTTGTTGACGATTTCTCCACGATGCGCCGCATCGTGCGGAACCTGCTCAAGGAACTGGGCTATTCCAACGTCGAGGAAGCGGAGGACGGCGCCGACGGCCTCGCCAAGCTGCGCGCGGGCAATTTCGACTTCGTCGTCTCCGACTGGAACATGCCCAACATGGACGGCCTGACGATGCTGCAGAACATCCGCGCCGACGCGGCGCTGTCGAAGCTGCCGGTGCTGATGGTGACGGCCGAGGCGAAGAAGGAGAACATCATCGCCGCGGCCCAGGCGGGCGCCAGCGGCTACGTCGTCAAGCCCTTCACCGCGGCCACGCTGGACGAGAAGCTTACGAAGATATTCGAGAAAATGGACAAAGCGGGAGGCTGA
- the fliQ gene encoding flagellar biosynthesis protein FliQ, protein MTPESVMTIGRTAMEMTILVASPVLLVTLVVGLLVSVFQAATQINDASLSFIPKIIAVLATFALAGPWMLTMMTDYMRRVLTDLPGVIG, encoded by the coding sequence ATGACGCCCGAAAGCGTAATGACCATCGGCCGCACGGCAATGGAGATGACCATCCTCGTCGCCTCGCCGGTCCTCCTGGTCACCCTGGTCGTCGGCCTGCTGGTCAGCGTGTTCCAGGCAGCCACGCAGATCAACGACGCCAGCCTCTCGTTCATCCCCAAGATCATCGCGGTGCTGGCGACGTTCGCGCTTGCGGGCCCGTGGATGCTGACGATGATGACCGACTACATGCGGCGCGTGCTGACCGACCTGCCGGGCGTCATCGGCTGA